The nucleotide window TGACCCTTCGGGGCCTCCCCAGGAAATGCCAACTGCATCGTACGGCAACTTTGCTATCGTCCAGGGATAGTGCCCTTTGCTTCCCTCTTTAACGTAGTCATACAACGTCTCATCCCCATATTCAAAGGCGAATAGCTTTCCAGAGGAGTAGAACCATACATTACCAGGCTGTTTTGATATGAAATCCGGTAGTGTCGATTTCCACCTTGGGTTATCAATCCAGAGTGAAATCCAAATCAGTCCAGCACTTTCGGGCGAATACTCAATGTGCGTCAAATCGTAAATTTCTCCTTCCTTGACCTCCGGTTGTGGGGAAGGTGTACTCTCCGCTACCTCCTGTTCCTGTGGTGTCTTTTCCTCTATGGGTGTCTGCGAGGATTCTTCTGGCGTTGGTGATACTTTTCCGATCTCAACCTCACCAATGCATCCACTGATAGTGACGATTAGGGCCACTGCTATTGCTATAAATAGCTTTACAACACTATTTTTCTTCATAATAACACTCTCCAAATTAAACTCCTCAAGCCTCGAACTTCTTAAGAAACTCACCGTGCTCTTCAACTAGCTTTTCATATTGGGCTTCTGTTATATGAATCCAAATCGTTGTTCGTGGATCAACCCTATCTACCTCGCTTTCATAGACTCCTGGGTTCTCTTCATTTTCGGCATAGTACCATATCTCAACTTTTTCCCATTTTCCTTCTCCGACTTTCAGAACTTTCTTAACCTCATTAGCCTCTCCATGCTCTTTATAGCTGAAGTAAACATCTCCAATCGCCGAACTTAGCTTTTCCCAGTTCTCCGCGAGGTCTGCCGCTGTCATTTTAAAGTGCCTTTTCTTTATATGCTTAGAAACGGAACTCAATCCGGATCTCAGCTTTCCAAACAGTCCCATACAACCCTCTCCAAACTACTAATTAATTATCTTACTCACAATTCCCTTATAACGTTTTCGCACAATAACGGTTTTTATCTCCAACCTGGAAGAAAAAGTAAAAGACTTGCAAGTTTTAATCTAGCTCAAGGTTCCCACCGTTTCGGAAATAATCTTTTGGGCTAAAATCGGATGCCATCTAAAAGTCCATATATCCCGAAACTCTAAGGACGTGGAAAATTGCCTCGGCCCCTCCTTCTCCATATTCTTTCTCGGTCACATAGTCCGCATTTTCCTTTAAGACATCTGGGGCTTGGGCTATTGCTATTCTATAGCCAACGACCTTGAAGGCATCAAGATCATTTTCTCCGTCCCCTATGTGGGCAACTTCCCTTGGTTTAATCCCCAAGAGCTCACATGCTTTTTCTATCCCGGCTCCCTTATTTATCCATGGTTTCTTAACGTGAATGGCAAAGCCCGAGTCAACTGCAACTAAGTTTAGTCCGAGTTCATGTATTATCTTCCTCACAGTTTCAACGTCTATAGTTTCCCTCATAATAACGAGTCCAGCTCTCCTATCGGGCATCGTGTGACTTGTTCTCGCATTTGGGAATCTCTTCCTGATTTCATTCCAAAGTATCCACTCCTCATCCATATTAGCTAAAAATATCCTCTTCTTTCTGTATGAAATTGCACCCCCATCCTCAGCAACTACTGGTCCAGAGGTGCCGATTAAAATACTGGCGGCTTCAGCGAATTGGACGGTGTTTCCTGTCACTAACATGACTGGAATGCCCAGGCTCTCAGCTTTTCTTATTGCCTCTAGAGCTTTTTCATGAATCATCCTGTTTGGGTAGGTTATTGTCCCATCTATATCAATTGAAATAGCCTTGATTTTCACTTTTCCACCCCACTCATTTTAGGGCCTAAAGTTTTTAAAAGCCACCGAAAACGTTATGTCGGAACCGTGGTTAATGAGCCGAAACCGGCAACGGGAGTAGGTTAGACCACGGTTCTCTTGGGCGATGGCGCCCGCCCGGGGCTTCGAGCCCGAACCGCCTCCCATGGGGAGGCTGATGGCGCCTATTCTTGAGAACTTTGGGAGGTGGTAGCATGGGCTCGAAGCTCTCTAGGTATGTGAATATAGATAGGGTAATCGAGTACATTGAAATGAGAAGGCACAATGACGGAGGTTACTGCTTTGTCTCTCAGTTAGCCGATACAAACATTAACGACACGTATTATGCTATTAAGATATACTCGCTTCTTGGGATTGAAGTTCCAGAGAAAGAGAAGACCATTGAGTTCCTATACGATTCAGCTCAGATGCAGACAGCTACTGTGGGGGTG belongs to Pyrococcus abyssi GE5 and includes:
- a CDS encoding phosphoglycolate phosphatase translates to MKIKAISIDIDGTITYPNRMIHEKALEAIRKAESLGIPVMLVTGNTVQFAEAASILIGTSGPVVAEDGGAISYRKKRIFLANMDEEWILWNEIRKRFPNARTSHTMPDRRAGLVIMRETIDVETVRKIIHELGLNLVAVDSGFAIHVKKPWINKGAGIEKACELLGIKPREVAHIGDGENDLDAFKVVGYRIAIAQAPDVLKENADYVTEKEYGEGGAEAIFHVLRVSGYMDF